The Pseudomonas oryzicola genomic sequence AGACGTTCAGCTTGATTTCACGAAAGCGCATTTCCAGCTTGCCACCTTCCCGGCTGGGCAGCACGGCGGCGCGGAAGTGGTCGCCGACTTTCAGTTCGAGGCGCTGCTTGTCGTCGACCACCAATGCGCTTTCGGTGTCGATTTCGGCCATGTACAGGCCTTCGGGATTTTGTTCGGTGACGTAGACAAAGCGGCCCTGGAACAGCTGGGCCAATTTACCGCGCAAGTCGCCCAGGGCGAATAACGCATGGGTATCAAGAGTGCTGACTGCCAATGAAGTAATCCTCAACCGGTTACAACCCGCGCTCACCCAAGCTCGGTGAAGCACGGCCATTTCTTGTCGATAGGCGAAAAGAGTAATGAAGCGATATGCGAAATGTCTGCGCCCGCTAGCGATGCAGCGTGCGGGATTCTTTACTCTGGCTTGCCAGATCTGGCCTCAATAAGGCTTTCGGCATATTCCCGATCCGGGAAGTGTAATGTCTGACAGCAAACCCGCCAGAAAGATGCGGCAGGCAATGCTGGAGCGCACGTGAAAACGGGCCCTGCAATCCATCAGTGCATTACTGAGGGAAGAATATGCACGAAAACACCGAAATCCGTCGAGAGGCAAAGCGCATTTCTTGCCGTTGAAAACAGCCTACCCCCTTTTTACCAGGCCCTGCGCAATCAATGCGCTCAGGCGGCCAAGCCTTTCTTCAACTGCTGCAACCAGGCTCCCTGACACTCCAGCGCCTCCTCGCGCGTGGCGAAGGCAGTGCCACGCCGCTCGCCATTGACCAGCACCACCCAGCAAATGCGTTTACCCAACGCTCGCAGTGTGGCCGGCACACCCGAGCCAATCATCACGGCGACATCGACTCGGCTGTTCATCATTCCCTCCGGAATTTAATTAGCACCCTAACGATAAAGCCATGATACGCCCATTCACCGCGCGGAAACAGCGCATCCCGGTACAGCAGTATTACACGCGAGGCAATAAAATCGCCGCCGGCAAACAAACGCAAAAAGCCCCAGGGATAGCTCCGTGGGGCTTGGCACACCGCGCAGGGTTACAGCTGGCGTTGGTGGCGATCGAGCTGCTCGTGGCGCTCCTGGGCTTCGATGCAGTACTTGGTGGTCGGGCTGATCAGCAGGCGCTTCAGGCCGATCGGCTCACCGCTGTCATCGCACCAGCCGAAGCTTTCGTCGGCAATACGGTCCAGGGCCATTTCCAGCTGGGGCAGCAGACGCTGGTCGCGGTCGATGGCATTCACCAGCCAGCTACGCTCCTCTTCGACCGAAGCCACGTCGGCAGGGTCCGACGGGGTGTCCAGGCCTTCGATGGTGGCACGGCTCAGCTCGATGCGTTCATGGGTTTCGACTTTCATCGCCTGCAGCAGGCCAGCGAAGAAAGCCAGCTGGTCAGCGTTCATGTAGTCATCGGCCGACATGGCCAGCAACTGTTCCTTGGTCATCGATTTCTCTATGAAAAAATGTGCATTTGGGCGATTCATATGCTGCCGACGCCTTGGCATCGGTGGCGGAATTCTTCAAGCGCCAACCGGCACTCTTTTACAGGGGGCGGAAGTCTAAGGCGCCGCGTCGCGTGGAGCAACTGCAATCGGGTGGGAATTTGCTTCCATTGTGCAGAATCCGCTGGTCGGTGCTAGGCAGAGTGCTGGGGGGTAGCCTGGGGAAACATGCGAGGGATTGGTTCGGGCTGCCAGGTGCTTGCCACGACATTTGCAGTGCCTGTGAGATCGAGCGCCGCGCGGGCGGCGCTCGATCTCACAGGCGAGGAACCTCTCAAGGCATGCGCCTCAAAGACTCAACGATCCTTGAACTGCGCCTCACGCTTGCCAATGAACGCAGCCATACCCTCTTTCTGGTCTTCGGTAGCAAATGCCGCATGGAACACCCGCCGCTCAAAGCGCACGCCTTCGCTGAGGGTCACTTCGAACGCCCGGTTGACGCTCTCCTTCACCATCATGCTCACCGGAATCGACTTGCCGGCAATGGTCGCCGCCACCTTCAGCGCCTCTTCCACCAGCTCCGCCTGCGGCACGATACGCGCCACCAAGCCAGCCCGCTCGGCTTCTTCAGCGCCCATCAGCCGGCCGGTCAAGCACAGTTCCATGGCCTTGGCCTTGCCTACCGCACGGGTCAGCCGCTGGGTGCCGCCCATGCCCGGCAGCACGCCGAGGTTGATTTCCGGCTGGCCGAACTTGGCGTTGTCCGCCGCCAGGATGAAGTCACACATCATCGCCAGCTCGCAGCCTCCACCCAGGGCAAAGCCGGACACCGCAGCGATGATCGGCTTGCGCCGGTTGGCAATACGGTCGGCATCGCTGAACAGGTCGTCGACGTAGATTTGCGGGTATTGCAGCTCGGCCATTTCCTTGATGTCGGCACCAGCGGCGAAGGCCTTGGCGGAACCGGTCAGCACCACGCAGCCAATGTTCGGGTCACGCTCAAGCTGGTCCAGGGCCTGGTTGATCTCGCCGACGATCTGCGCGTTCAGCGCGTTCAGCGCCTGCGGGCGGTTGAGGGTGATCAGGCCGACCTTGCCGTGGATGTCCAACAGGATGGTTTCGAATGCCATGCAGTCTGCTCCTTCAAAGATTGCGCGCAATGACCATGCGCTGAATATCGCTGGTGCCTTCGTAGATCTGGCAAACCCGAACGTCGCGGTAGATACGCTCCAGCGGGAAGTCGCTCAGATAGCCATAACCGCCCAGGGTCTGCAAGGCATCCGAACAGACCTTTTCGGCCATTTCCGAGGCAAACAGCTTGGCCATCGAGGCTTCCACCAGCGCTGGGCGCCCGGCATCGCGCAGCGCTGCGGCGTGCAGCACCATCTGCCGAGCCACGGCAATTTTCGTTGCCATGTCGGCCAGGCGGAACGCCACGGCCTGATGTTCGATCAACGCCTTGCCGAAACTCTGCCGCTCGTTGGCATAGTCGCGCGCCACTTCGAACGCCGCGCGGGCCATGCCCACCGCTTGCGCGGCAATGCCGATACGGCCGCCTTCGAGGTTGGCCAGGGCAATCTTGTAGCCCTCACCCTCGGCGCCCAGGCGGTTGGCCACGGGCACGCGCACATTGTCGAAAACGATCTGGCAGGTGTCGGAAGCGTGCTGACCGAGCTTGTCCTCGACCCGCGCCACCTGGTAACCAGGCGAATCGGTGGGCACGATGAAGGCGCTGATACCGCGCTTGCCGGCGTCCGGGTCGGTGACAGCGAACACGATCACCACCCCGGCGTTCTGGCCAGAGGTGATGAACTGCTTGCTGCCGTTGAGTACATAGTGGTCGCCATCCAGGCGTGCACGGGACTTCAGGCTGCTGGCATCGGAGCCAGCCTGCGGTTCGGTCAGGGCGAAGGCACCAAGCATCGCGCCGCTGGCCAGAGGGGCAAGGAACTGGGCTTTCTGCTGCTCGCTGCCAAAGCGCAGGATCGGCACGCAGCCCACCGAGTTGTGCACGCTCATGATCGTCGAGCAGGCGCCATCACCGGCGGCGATTTCCTCAAGGGCCATGGCATAGGCCATATAGCCGGTGTCGCTGCCCCCCCACTGCTCCGGCACCAGCATGCCGAACAGCCCCAGCTCGGCCATCTCCGCGATGGCCTCCCTGGGGAAGCGGTGTTCCTTGTCCCATTGCTCGGCAAACGGCTTCAGGCGCTCCTGGGCAAAGGCGCGCACCGCGTCGGCGATCTGTTGTTGCTCGTCAGTTACCAGCATGCTTCACCTCAGTACAGGCATTCGACAGCCATGGCCGTGGCTTCGCCACCGCCGATGCAGATGGCCGCCACGCCACGGCGCAGGTTGTTCTGGCGCAGGGCCGACAGCAGGGTCACCAGGATGCGTGCGCCGGAAGCGCCGATCGGATGGCCGAGGGCGCACGCACCGCCATGGATGTTGACCTTGTCATGTGGCAGGTCAAGGTGCTTCATGGCCGCCAGGGTCACCACGGCGAAGGCCTCGTTGATCTCGAACAGGTCAACCTCGGCCAGGCTCCAGCCGGTGCGCTTCATCAGTTTGTCGATGGCGCCGATCGGCGCGGTCGGGAACAGCGCCGGGGTGTCGGCGAAGGCGGCGTGGCCGTGGATCACCGCCAGCGGCTTGAGGCCGCGCTTGTCGGCTTCGGAGCGGCGCATCAGCACCAGCGCCGCGGCACCGTCGGAAATCGAACTGGAGTTGGCGGCGGTCACCGTGCCACCTTCGCGGAAGGCCGGCTTGAGCTGCGGGATCTTGTCCAGGCGCGCCTTGGGCGGCTGTTCGTCATCCTTGATGACGCGTTTTTCCTTGCCCTCGGTGACTTCCACCGGGACGATCTCGGCGGCGAAACGGCCGTTGCTGATCGCCGCCTGGGCACGGGTCAGCGAGGCAATGGCGAACTGGTCCTGAGCCTCTCGGCTGAAGGCATTGGCCTGGGCGCAGTCTTCGGCGAAGGTGCCCATCAGCCGGCCCTTGTCGTAGGCGTCTTCCAGGCCGTCCATGAACATATGGTCGATGATCCGGCCGTGGCCCATGCGGTAACCGCCACGGGCCTTGTCCAGCAGGTAGGGGGCGTTGGTCATGCTTTCCATGCCTCCGGCCACTACCACATCGGCGGTGCCGGCCAGCAGCAGGTCATGGGCCATGATCGCTGCCTGCATGCCCGAACCGCACATCTTGTTCAGGGTGGTGCAGGTGGTGTGCTTGTCCAGCCCGGCCCCCAGCGCAGCCTGGCGGGCCGGCGCCTGGCCCTGGCCAGCCGGCAGCACGCAGCCGAACAGCACCTGTTCGACACTGGCAGCATCGATACCGGCGCGCTCCACGGCGCCACGGATGGCCGCGCTGCCCAGTTGCGGTGCAGTCAGGCTCTTGAGGTCGCCCTGCAGGCCGCCCATGGGCGTGCGCACAGCGCTGACGATTACGATCGGGTCGTTGGCGAGGGTCATGTTCGTTCTCCTTACTTGGCAGCCATGCGCAGTGCACCGTCGAGGCGGATCACCTCGCCGTTGAGCATGCTGTTCTCGATGATGTGACGGGCCAGCGCGGCATATTCCTGCGGGCGGCCCAGACGTGGCGGGAACGGCACGCCGGCCGCCAGCGAGGCACGCACTTCCTCGCTCATGCCGGCCATCATCGGCGTTTCGAAGATGCCAGGGGCGATGGTCATCACCCGGATGCCGAAGCGCGCCAGTTCGCGGGCAGCCGGCAAGGTCAGGCTGGCGATGGCGCCCTTGGAGGCCGCATAGGCGGCCTGGCCGATCTGGCCGTCATAGGCTGCGATCGAGGCGGTGTTGATGATCACGCCGCGCTCGCCGTGCTCATCGGCTGCCCCTTCGGCCATGGCCGCAGCGGCCAGGCGCAACAGGTTGAAGCTGCCGATCAGATTGACGTTGATGACCTTGGCGAAACTGGCCAGACCATGCGGGCCCTGTTTGCCCAACACTTTCTCGGCACCGACGATGCCGGCGCAGTTGACCAGGCCGTGCAGGCTGCCAAAGGCGCTGACAGCTGCATCGACCGCCGCCTGGGCGGCCGGCTCGTCGCTGATGTCGGCCACCGCGAAGCGGGCATTGTCACCCAGTTCGCGGGCCTTGGCCTCGACGGCCTGGGCATTGAGGTCGACCAGCATGACTTTGGCGCCGGCCTCGACCAGCATCTGCGCGGTGGCGGCACCCAGCCCGGAGGCGGCGCCGCTGACGATGAAGTGTTTGTTGGCTATTTGCATGTTCGGTTTCCTTTCAGGCGCTGGCAGGGGTGGCCTGTTGCGCTTGTTGTTTGGCGACTTCCTGATTGCGCAGGATGAAGCGTTGCAGCTTGCCGCTCGGGGTCTTGGGCAGCTCGCTGACGAATTCGATTTCCCGTGGGTAAGCATGGGCGTACAGGCGCTGGCGCACGTGCTGGCGCAAGGCCTCTTCAAGCTCGGCGCTGCCTTGGTAACCACTGGCCAATACCACGAAGGCCTTGATCAGCTCGGTGCGCTCCGGGTCCGGTTTGCCAATCACCGCCGCTTCGATCACCGCCGGGTGCTCGATCAGCGCGCTCTCCACGTCGAACGGGCCAACCCGGTAGCCGGAGGTCGTGATCACATCGTCGCTGCGGCCGACGAAGCTGATGCTGCCGTCCTGGTTCAGCTCGACGGTATCGCCGCTGAGGTAGTACTTGCCGACGAAGGCTTTGGTCGGCAGGCCGTGATAGCCGGCGAACCAGCACAGTGGCGACTGCTCGCGGTCGACCGCGAGGATGCCCGGCTGGCCGGCTGGCAGTTCGTTGCCCTGCTGGTCCAGCACCACGATGCGGTGGCCGGGGATGGCAAAGCCGGCCGAGCCGAGGTGTACCGGGTGCTGCAGGCCATGGTGGTTGCACAGCACCATACCCAGTTCGGTCTGCCCGTAGTGGTCATGGATGGTCACACCCAGTTCGTCGGCGAACCAGCGGATCACTTCCGGGTTGAGCGGTTCGCCGGCACTGCTGACCACCCGCAGACGACCCTTGATCGGTGCCGAGAAGTCGTCCCCGGCGGCAATCAGCAGGCGGTACGCTGTGGGCGAGCCGGCCAGGTTGGTGATGCCCAGCTTGTCGATCACCCGCGCGCAGCTTTCAACACTGAACGGGCCATCGTAGAAGGTGGTGGCATGGCCCAGCGACAGCGGGCCAGTGACCGCGTAATACAGGCCATAGGCCCACCCCGGGTCGGCCAGGTTCCAGAAATGGTCTTCGGGACGCAGGTCGATGGCATCGCGCATGTAGCCCTGGAACGCGACGATGGCACGCAGCGGCACTTCCAGCGGTTTCGCCGGGCCGGTGGTGCCGGAGGTGAACATCAGCAGGAACGGGTCGTTGCCCGAGCGCATGACCGGCTCGCATTTGCCTGCGGCATTGTCCAGGCACTGCTGGAAGTCCAGTTCGCCACTGCGGGCATTGACGGTGATGATGGTCGGGCAGGCGTGCACATCGTCCAGCTTGGCGCGGTTGTGGCTGTCGGTGACGACCACGCGGGCGTGGGACTGCTCCAGGCGGTGTCCGATGGCCTTGGGGCCGAAAGCGGTGAACAGCGGCTGGTACACCGCCCCGAGGCGCCAGGTGGCGAGGATGGTGACCAGCAGCTCAGGGGTGCGCGGCATCAGGCCGGCGACCCGGTCACCCGCACCCACGCCTTGCGCTTTGAGCACATTGGCAAAACGGGCAGCCAGTGCCTGCAACTGATCGAAGCTCAACCGCGCGCTGTTGCCCTCGCGGTCTTCCCAGACCAGTGCGGTCTTGCCCTCACCGGCATGGCGGTCGCAACATTCGACACAGGCATTGAGGGCTTCGAGGTTGCCATGCAGCGCCGCCGCAGCAGCCTGGCCATGGTCGAACGCACGAGCGGCCTCGGTGTAATCGCGCATCGTCGGACTCCTGGTTTCTTGTTTTTGGAGTGAACCATCGGTCCGACGATGTTCGCGCCGCGCTGGCGTCGCGGCAATGGCCTAAGTTGTCAAACTGGATGACCGGTTTGGCCGGTGGCCGTCAGCCCGGTGCGCGCTCCAGGCTGATTACGTAGTGCCGGGTCAGCTGCAGCTGCAACGTCAGCCGATCGGTCCGCAGCTGCGCATCCAGCGCCTGTACCTGATCCAGGTACTGTGCTTCACCCAACTCATCGCGCCGTACCGCCAGGGCCGCCCGCTGCTCAGCGGCGAGTTGCTCCAGGTCATTGAGTGGCTGGGCAAAATGCTGTTGCAAAAAGCGCTGCCAGAATGCGCGCGTGCACAGGTCGGCCACTAGATTAACGAGCGTGTTCGCCCTTTCCACGGCCGCCTCCGCCGACTGCAACCGGTGTTCGCTCAACCCCACGGCGGAGGCCCTGAGGCGCATTCTGGCAGGCTGGAACGGCAACCTGAGCCTGGTGCGCAAGCGCACCCTGTAGCGCATTGCCAACGTCGCCAGTACCCCAGGCTCGGCGAAACCTTCAAGGTTTTGCCGCTCGGCCTCGACATACTCGTCAAGGCGGTCCAGGCGTTGCAAGGCGCGCCCCAACGCCAGCAACTTCGGGCCACGGGATTGAGCAGCATCGCCTGCCGCGTCACGCTCGGCATGCAGACGCAGCAGTTGGCTGAACAGGTCGATGGCACCATTGTCATCCTTTACCGCAGCGGCTGCCGCCAGTTGCACCTGGCGAGCGAATTCAACGTCTGTCTCCATGATCGACAGGCATTGCCAGCCCATGCGCAACAGATAAGCCTTGGGCCAGCTGAAGTTCGCCAGGCCCTGCAAAAACTCCAGCAGATCGAACAGGCGGGCATTTTCGTCCCGCGTGCTCAGCCGGTCCCAAAGCTCGCCACGCCCATGGCTGGCGGAGTCGGAACCGACCCACCAGGCTCGGCCGATCTCTTCCCGCGGTCCCTCCAGGAGCGGCTCCAAGGCATAGAGTTTGCCGAAATCGACCATGGTCAGGCGGTTGCCATCGATCAGGATGCGCTGGCGAAACTCCAGCGGCATGGCCAGCACGCCGTCAGGCACACCCCGCAGGAAATTGTCACGCAGGTCGGCTCGTTGCAGGAAGCCACACAGCTCGAGCCCTCTGGGCCACTCGCTGAGCCCGCAGCGGCGCAAATTCAGCTCGATCAGATGGGGCAGGTGGTGGAAGCGCATTTCATACACTCCCAGCGGGCTGTTGTAACTCAGGTCGAGATGGCTGAGCAGCGGCAACCCGTTCAATGCTTCGATGGCATGGGCATCCAGGCGAATGCGGTTATGCCCCAGGCGCAACCGACGCAGGTTGATCAGGTAGCCAAGCCCGCGCGGGCAGCGCAACAGCTGGTTGTGACTCAGGTCCAGCTCCTGCAGGTAGGTAAATGCCCGCAGAAACTCCTCGTTCACCACCCCGATGGTCGTCTCGCTCAGTACCAGGGTGGTGACGTGATAGAAATCGATAGGCGCAGGCATCACCGGCAGCGAGTCCGTTGGCAAATCATTCAGGACCAGGCGCAGCCCCTGGCGCTGGCCGTCGCTGTCGACCACCACATTGTCGCCAAGCGCCTGCCAGGCTCGCAGCAATCGTTCGGCGAACAACTGGCGCCGCGCCCGCGCTGCGTCACCCAGCGCAGCCGACACCCAGCCATTGAGCGCGCGGTTCAACTGCTCATAATCGTCCTGCAGCGCCATGAGCACATCGGCGACTGGCACATTCTGCAGCAGCCAGCGGTCCACCTGGGTTTCCAGCGAATCGCCCAGGCCCGGGAAGAATCGCTTCAGGCCGGCCCGCAGTTGTTCCCTGGGTGCAGTGGGCAGTGCCGCGCGCCCGCTGAGCAGATAGCCGACGCGGCCATCGGCAAGGCGCTGCCCGGGGTTGTACCAGCGTTCCGTCGACGCCCAGCCCAGCATGCGGGCGATTTCCTCGTGGCTGCCCAGGTGCGCCATGAGCTTCTCGCGCAGGCGCTCGGCATTGACGTTCTCGGCCAGGCCCAACCGGCCCAGCATATTGCGCGATTTCAACGCGGCCAGCACGGCCTGGAAGATGTCCGAGGAAGCAGGCGGCTGCATCGCGAGTCTTCGGCCTTGCCCGTCATACAGGGCAAAGATCCCTTGTTCACGCACCAGCACTCGCTGGTCGACCACGTCGCCAACTGGACCGATGCGCTTCAACGCCACGGCATCCGCAGCGGCATTGCTCAGCGCCAGGCTAAACGCATCAATGGCCTCGACATTCAGCAATGCCAACACCAGCATGCCCGTTTCATTGCCATATGCGCTTGGCAGATATAACCCCGCCAACGCCCTGCTCACCTTCGCCAGCGAGCACAACGACCTGGCCTGGATGGCCAAGCGTTGCGGTAACTTGCCACCGCTGACGAACTGCTGGCGGGCCTCGTGGCTTGCTCCGTCGGCCAGATCGCGCGCGTAGGGCTCAGGCAGCCCCAGCGTCATCAGCGGCTTGAGCAAAGGCTCCGTCGATTCTGGTAGGCGTGTCAGCCGAGCGAACAACAGGTCGCTTGACCTCGACCGGTCCGCAAGCACTGCGGCACGCCCTTTTTTGCTCCCCGGGCTGGCCTCGCACCAGGCCAGCAGCTGCATGTCCTGCTCGGAGACAGTGTCGCGTTCCAGATGGCGAAAGAACGTGTCGATCCGAGCATCGGCGTCGAACGCCCTGAGGGTTTCCCGCAAGGTCGCGGGGGCTCGCCGGTTTTCCACCAGCAGGCCACGCAGCTCGTCCTCATCGATGCCGGCCATGCGCAAGATCTGCTGCGCCTGCCGGCTATCGAAAGGTTGATTGCGCGGCCAAAGGGTATCGAGCATTTTCGCAGGGTCGCGCCAGCGCTGCGGCTCATCGTGCATCAGGCGCCAGCCGCGTTCGCCATTGTGCAGCACGACCGGGCCATACGCCTCTTCGCGACCGGGGTGGCGTAGACGCCAGGGGCCATCGGGGTCAGGCCGGTGAACCTCGTAGAACACTCCGTCGGCCTTTATCCAGCGGCGCTCGCCATCAGCATAGGCACCGTCCGCGCCCAAGGTGATCGTTCCAGGTGTCGAGGCAAAGACCGCCAGGTCACCGGACCACAGGCGCCCCGCCCCATTGGCGAGCCTTACCGGCTCCAGCGCCGCGACGAACGCGCTGCGCACGAAGGTGACGCCCGCCACCGTCGCGGCGGTGCCCGCCAGTATCTCGGCAACGCCCAGCATGTGCTCCAGCGCTTCGTGCTGATGGCCGCGCGACCAGTCCTGCGCGCCCTCGAAAACCTCCGAGAGGGTCTGGGCCACCAGTTGTCCAAGCAGCAAGCCGCCCACCACCGGAAGGAACAGGCCCGCGAGGTTGACCACATCGAGCCCGGCTGCCTTCCACGCCTCATGCCGTTCACGCGCCTCGGCTTCATCAGCATCGGCGGTCGGCACCAGCAACTGGCGGCCATCCTGCTTCACCCGGTTTGTCTGCTGTGCAGCCAGCGCCTGGAAAATGTCATGCTGCGGCACGCTGCCATCAAGCTCCAGGTCCGGCTGGTCATCCTCCAGGCGAGCTTGCAGCTTGTGCATGAACCCGGCACGCTGATCCAGGCCGATCAACTGGCTGAACGCCTGACGATAGGGTTCATGGCGCAGCTCGGCCACCAGCGCGCTGTTGATCGAGGCATGGCTGTCGAAGTGTCGCAACGCCTGTACCGGGTCGCTGGGCAGGTAGAGCACACCGCCCTGCGTTTGCCCATGCTTGTCGCGCAGTTGAATCCACACACCATCCGCCACTGCGCAACCGAGGGCTTCGAGCAGGCCCGGATGGCCAGTGAGGCTAGCGGATTGCCCGCCCGCGGGTTTATCCACCAGCGCTTGCAATGCCTCCTTGACCGGCTCGGTAATCTCGCCTTTCAGCGCGGCAACCTGCACGGCCAGGCGCAGCCCGGAGCGCTTGTCTTCACACAAGACACGCTGCGCCGCGGAATCGAATGTGCGCTCCAGCTCCTGCTGATAAAGGCGCCCGGCATCCAGCTTGCGGCAAGCCTCGACCAGTTCATCGGCGCCCTGCGAAAGTACCCGTTCCTGCCCCGGCGCGACCAACCCGGTTCCCAGGTAGAAATCGTTGCCGGCGGCAAAGTTGCGCATCAGGCGCAGCAAGCCGTTTTCGCGCCGTTGCCCATAAGTGGGAAACTGCGGCTCAGCGCCGAACGTAGACGAAAAACGATGAGAAACCTCCAGCCACTCCAACTGCCAGAACGCTACGCCGCCTGGCAGCGGCTCGCGCAACAAACTGGCGAATTGCCGTTCGGCGAACTGCTGTGGTGACGGCAGCGCCAGGGTGATCCCGCGCAACCGGGCCTGGGTGGCATGATGGGCTTCCAGGCTTTGGCGCAAAGTGCGGATCTGGCTCTGCGAGGCTTGTTTGAGCCAGGCAGGCAACCGGTCACCGATGAAACCGTCGTGCAAGTGGCTGGAAGACGCAGAAGCAGGCTGTCGTGCGTGTGGTTCATGGGTCATGGCAGGTCTCTGGACGGCTGTGGAGAGCCA encodes the following:
- a CDS encoding TraR/DksA family transcriptional regulator; translated protein: MTKEQLLAMSADDYMNADQLAFFAGLLQAMKVETHERIELSRATIEGLDTPSDPADVASVEEERSWLVNAIDRDQRLLPQLEMALDRIADESFGWCDDSGEPIGLKRLLISPTTKYCIEAQERHEQLDRHQRQL
- a CDS encoding enoyl-CoA hydratase, which codes for MAFETILLDIHGKVGLITLNRPQALNALNAQIVGEINQALDQLERDPNIGCVVLTGSAKAFAAGADIKEMAELQYPQIYVDDLFSDADRIANRRKPIIAAVSGFALGGGCELAMMCDFILAADNAKFGQPEINLGVLPGMGGTQRLTRAVGKAKAMELCLTGRLMGAEEAERAGLVARIVPQAELVEEALKVAATIAGKSIPVSMMVKESVNRAFEVTLSEGVRFERRVFHAAFATEDQKEGMAAFIGKREAQFKDR
- a CDS encoding acyl-CoA dehydrogenase; its protein translation is MLVTDEQQQIADAVRAFAQERLKPFAEQWDKEHRFPREAIAEMAELGLFGMLVPEQWGGSDTGYMAYAMALEEIAAGDGACSTIMSVHNSVGCVPILRFGSEQQKAQFLAPLASGAMLGAFALTEPQAGSDASSLKSRARLDGDHYVLNGSKQFITSGQNAGVVIVFAVTDPDAGKRGISAFIVPTDSPGYQVARVEDKLGQHASDTCQIVFDNVRVPVANRLGAEGEGYKIALANLEGGRIGIAAQAVGMARAAFEVARDYANERQSFGKALIEHQAVAFRLADMATKIAVARQMVLHAAALRDAGRPALVEASMAKLFASEMAEKVCSDALQTLGGYGYLSDFPLERIYRDVRVCQIYEGTSDIQRMVIARNL
- a CDS encoding acetyl-CoA C-acyltransferase, with amino-acid sequence MTLANDPIVIVSAVRTPMGGLQGDLKSLTAPQLGSAAIRGAVERAGIDAASVEQVLFGCVLPAGQGQAPARQAALGAGLDKHTTCTTLNKMCGSGMQAAIMAHDLLLAGTADVVVAGGMESMTNAPYLLDKARGGYRMGHGRIIDHMFMDGLEDAYDKGRLMGTFAEDCAQANAFSREAQDQFAIASLTRAQAAISNGRFAAEIVPVEVTEGKEKRVIKDDEQPPKARLDKIPQLKPAFREGGTVTAANSSSISDGAAALVLMRRSEADKRGLKPLAVIHGHAAFADTPALFPTAPIGAIDKLMKRTGWSLAEVDLFEINEAFAVVTLAAMKHLDLPHDKVNIHGGACALGHPIGASGARILVTLLSALRQNNLRRGVAAICIGGGEATAMAVECLY
- a CDS encoding SDR family NAD(P)-dependent oxidoreductase, encoding MQIANKHFIVSGAASGLGAATAQMLVEAGAKVMLVDLNAQAVEAKARELGDNARFAVADISDEPAAQAAVDAAVSAFGSLHGLVNCAGIVGAEKVLGKQGPHGLASFAKVINVNLIGSFNLLRLAAAAMAEGAADEHGERGVIINTASIAAYDGQIGQAAYAASKGAIASLTLPAARELARFGIRVMTIAPGIFETPMMAGMSEEVRASLAAGVPFPPRLGRPQEYAALARHIIENSMLNGEVIRLDGALRMAAK
- a CDS encoding acyl-CoA synthetase, with the translated sequence MRDYTEAARAFDHGQAAAAALHGNLEALNACVECCDRHAGEGKTALVWEDREGNSARLSFDQLQALAARFANVLKAQGVGAGDRVAGLMPRTPELLVTILATWRLGAVYQPLFTAFGPKAIGHRLEQSHARVVVTDSHNRAKLDDVHACPTIITVNARSGELDFQQCLDNAAGKCEPVMRSGNDPFLLMFTSGTTGPAKPLEVPLRAIVAFQGYMRDAIDLRPEDHFWNLADPGWAYGLYYAVTGPLSLGHATTFYDGPFSVESCARVIDKLGITNLAGSPTAYRLLIAAGDDFSAPIKGRLRVVSSAGEPLNPEVIRWFADELGVTIHDHYGQTELGMVLCNHHGLQHPVHLGSAGFAIPGHRIVVLDQQGNELPAGQPGILAVDREQSPLCWFAGYHGLPTKAFVGKYYLSGDTVELNQDGSISFVGRSDDVITTSGYRVGPFDVESALIEHPAVIEAAVIGKPDPERTELIKAFVVLASGYQGSAELEEALRQHVRQRLYAHAYPREIEFVSELPKTPSGKLQRFILRNQEVAKQQAQQATPASA
- a CDS encoding dermonecrotic toxin domain-containing protein, with the protein product MTHEPHARQPASASSSHLHDGFIGDRLPAWLKQASQSQIRTLRQSLEAHHATQARLRGITLALPSPQQFAERQFASLLREPLPGGVAFWQLEWLEVSHRFSSTFGAEPQFPTYGQRRENGLLRLMRNFAAGNDFYLGTGLVAPGQERVLSQGADELVEACRKLDAGRLYQQELERTFDSAAQRVLCEDKRSGLRLAVQVAALKGEITEPVKEALQALVDKPAGGQSASLTGHPGLLEALGCAVADGVWIQLRDKHGQTQGGVLYLPSDPVQALRHFDSHASINSALVAELRHEPYRQAFSQLIGLDQRAGFMHKLQARLEDDQPDLELDGSVPQHDIFQALAAQQTNRVKQDGRQLLVPTADADEAEARERHEAWKAAGLDVVNLAGLFLPVVGGLLLGQLVAQTLSEVFEGAQDWSRGHQHEALEHMLGVAEILAGTAATVAGVTFVRSAFVAALEPVRLANGAGRLWSGDLAVFASTPGTITLGADGAYADGERRWIKADGVFYEVHRPDPDGPWRLRHPGREEAYGPVVLHNGERGWRLMHDEPQRWRDPAKMLDTLWPRNQPFDSRQAQQILRMAGIDEDELRGLLVENRRAPATLRETLRAFDADARIDTFFRHLERDTVSEQDMQLLAWCEASPGSKKGRAAVLADRSRSSDLLFARLTRLPESTEPLLKPLMTLGLPEPYARDLADGASHEARQQFVSGGKLPQRLAIQARSLCSLAKVSRALAGLYLPSAYGNETGMLVLALLNVEAIDAFSLALSNAAADAVALKRIGPVGDVVDQRVLVREQGIFALYDGQGRRLAMQPPASSDIFQAVLAALKSRNMLGRLGLAENVNAERLREKLMAHLGSHEEIARMLGWASTERWYNPGQRLADGRVGYLLSGRAALPTAPREQLRAGLKRFFPGLGDSLETQVDRWLLQNVPVADVLMALQDDYEQLNRALNGWVSAALGDAARARRQLFAERLLRAWQALGDNVVVDSDGQRQGLRLVLNDLPTDSLPVMPAPIDFYHVTTLVLSETTIGVVNEEFLRAFTYLQELDLSHNQLLRCPRGLGYLINLRRLRLGHNRIRLDAHAIEALNGLPLLSHLDLSYNSPLGVYEMRFHHLPHLIELNLRRCGLSEWPRGLELCGFLQRADLRDNFLRGVPDGVLAMPLEFRQRILIDGNRLTMVDFGKLYALEPLLEGPREEIGRAWWVGSDSASHGRGELWDRLSTRDENARLFDLLEFLQGLANFSWPKAYLLRMGWQCLSIMETDVEFARQVQLAAAAAVKDDNGAIDLFSQLLRLHAERDAAGDAAQSRGPKLLALGRALQRLDRLDEYVEAERQNLEGFAEPGVLATLAMRYRVRLRTRLRLPFQPARMRLRASAVGLSEHRLQSAEAAVERANTLVNLVADLCTRAFWQRFLQQHFAQPLNDLEQLAAEQRAALAVRRDELGEAQYLDQVQALDAQLRTDRLTLQLQLTRHYVISLERAPG